The Calderihabitans maritimus region GTCATGGAGCAAGGCTACAATGGCCGCAATTCCAAAAAGAAATTCGAACCGGAAACTGATATAAATGACTATCAGTAGGGACGCTATCACCAAAGCGTAGATGGCATTAGTGGTCAATTCCCGCCCGATGACGGCACCCACTTTTTCATTTCGCAGCACTTCTATAGAACCAAACCGTTCTTCTAAGGCCTTCAAAATCTTGTCATTCTTCTCTTCAGTCAGTTCTACTGTCCGCACGATAAACTGATTTCCTTCTGCCGCCTGGATAGAACTGTCCTCCAGGCCAAACTTTGCAAATACCTCCCGCACTTCACTGATTTTGACATCCTTTTCGAAGCGAATGTGCAAAAGGTTGCCTCCCGTAAAATCAATCCCAAAATTCAAGCTCTGTACAAACAACGATATTAGACCGGGAATAATGACTGCCAGGGATAAAAGGTACCATAATTTGCGTCTGCCTACAAAATTCATTTTTCTCACCCCTTAAGCCCCATATAGCCACTTATGACGGACCAGATTGGTTTCAGCAATATTGCGCAGCATAAAACGGGTAAAAGTAATAGCCGTAAACATGCTGGCCAGAATACCTAAACTCAAGGTTACGGCAAACCCTCTTATAGGACCGCTGCCAAAGTGGTACAGGATGACTGCCGCAATTAAGGTGGTGACGTTAGCATCAAAAATAGTCCAGAAGGCCCTTCGGAAACCGGACTCGATAGAAGCTCGCAAGGTCTTACCGTTCCTCAACTCTTCCTTAATTCGTTCGAAAATAATGATGTTGGCGTCTACAGCCATTCCCACCGAAAGAATTAATCCTGCTATTCCAGGCAGAGTTAGTACGGCCTTCAGAAGAACCATAACTCCCATTACGATGATTCCGTACAGTATTAAAGAAAAGTCAGCCACCAGTCCCGGGATACGGTAGTACAGTAACATAAATAACATAATGGCGGCTATGCCGTAAAGTCCGGCCGCTTTACTTTTCTCTAAAGAATCCTTCCCCAAGGTGGGGCCTACCGTTCTTTTCTCTATAATCTCCACCTTGACCGGCAGGGCTCCCCCTCTTAATAGAGCAGCAATTTTTGCCGCCTCGTCAAAAGATCTATTTCCGGTGATAACTGCTTTTCCGGACGGAATGGGCTCCCTTACTTCCGGGTTAGTCAACAACTCTCCGTCCAGGTAAATTCCTATCCGCCGGCGGGGATCATTTTCCGGGTATTGTTGAGACAATCGAGCAGTTACTTCTGCAAACTTCTTTGTTCCTTCGGCCTTAAATTCCAGAGCAATTTCCGGCTCGTTGGTATTAGGGTCAGTAACAGCTTTAGCATCTTTCAAGTCCTTCCCGGTCAGAATTGTTTCTCCGTCCGCCGTCTTAAATTCCAGAAATGCTGTCTTGCCTATGACCTTCACCGCTTCTTCGGGATTATCTACTCCGGCAATTTCTATTATCAGTCGGTCTCTTCCTTCCCGCTGGATAACCGGTTCGCTGAGGCCCAGTTCGTCAACTCTCTGCCGCATAACAGCCTTCAACTGGACCATGTCGGCGTCTTCCACCGGATTCTCAGGAGTATCTAGCGCCTGCAGCCGAACATGAACGCCGCCCTGCAGGTCCAAACCTAAATTTAAGTTATTTTTTATAGGAGTATAACTGGCTACTGCCACTGCTATAACAGCCACTATGATTAGAGTAACCTGGAAAAACTTTCCCCAGTTCATCCAGCTTCTCCCCCTTCTTTCTTGTGAATAGTTGACTTTCGCATACCTGCCCATTAATATCTCCGGATAAGCCTTGTCAATTGTATAATAATACCTACAGTAACCTGGCTCCGTTAATTATCAGGCCGAAGTGGCAGTCCAGAAAGTCGGCTGCCCGGCGGCACATAATCATGCGGGTTAAAAAAATCTCAAAGTATTCCATTACCGTACTGATTTCCAGGTCAATTTTCAACTCCATGGTAATAGACTTGGCTTTAGCATCAACCCGTAGAAAGGAATGTTGTACTGCATAGTTAACCCGGTCATGAATGTCGAAAGTGGCAAAATCCTGATTTCTTACCCGAGAACGATGGACATCAGACTTATCTGCCAGGATAAGAGCTGCTCCCACCGGGTTGACCGCATGGCCGTATTCTTCTTCATGGTTGCCGATCGCCGAAACGACCGTAGCTATTTCCTCCGGCGGCATACCCATACGACGTAAAATAGTGTA contains the following coding sequences:
- the secF gene encoding protein translocase subunit SecF yields the protein MNFVGRRKLWYLLSLAVIIPGLISLFVQSLNFGIDFTGGNLLHIRFEKDVKISEVREVFAKFGLEDSSIQAAEGNQFIVRTVELTEEKNDKILKALEERFGSIEVLRNEKVGAVIGRELTTNAIYALVIASLLIVIYISFRFEFLFGIAAIVALLHDVFVTLGIFSLFQIQVDGAFVAAILTIIGYSINDTIVIFDRIRENLKMKRKESLEELVNRSIAQNLTRSINTSLTVIFALLALLFLGGETTKVFALALLIGTIAGTYSSIFTASPLWIDLRNFVRGRKLAQRT
- the secD gene encoding protein translocase subunit SecD; this encodes MNWGKFFQVTLIIVAVIAVAVASYTPIKNNLNLGLDLQGGVHVRLQALDTPENPVEDADMVQLKAVMRQRVDELGLSEPVIQREGRDRLIIEIAGVDNPEEAVKVIGKTAFLEFKTADGETILTGKDLKDAKAVTDPNTNEPEIALEFKAEGTKKFAEVTARLSQQYPENDPRRRIGIYLDGELLTNPEVREPIPSGKAVITGNRSFDEAAKIAALLRGGALPVKVEIIEKRTVGPTLGKDSLEKSKAAGLYGIAAIMLFMLLYYRIPGLVADFSLILYGIIVMGVMVLLKAVLTLPGIAGLILSVGMAVDANIIIFERIKEELRNGKTLRASIESGFRRAFWTIFDANVTTLIAAVILYHFGSGPIRGFAVTLSLGILASMFTAITFTRFMLRNIAETNLVRHKWLYGA
- a CDS encoding HD domain-containing protein, which gives rise to MVTLEDVKKDPEVDTYIRMGNEYLGVLGFTEHAYRHINLVANISRNILQRLDYPERDQELAAIAGYLHDIGNVVNRHYHGQSGALIAYTILRRMGMPPEEIATVVSAIGNHEEEYGHAVNPVGAALILADKSDVHRSRVRNQDFATFDIHDRVNYAVQHSFLRVDAKAKSITMELKIDLEISTVMEYFEIFLTRMIMCRRAADFLDCHFGLIINGARLL